Proteins encoded in a region of the Vicia villosa cultivar HV-30 ecotype Madison, WI linkage group LG5, Vvil1.0, whole genome shotgun sequence genome:
- the LOC131602832 gene encoding RING-H2 finger protein ATL78-like, whose amino-acid sequence MYASTSFTSQHVHDILVEAHSRRLLFQNPIDHQSLKINSPVFTNNHNSTDSYFGSTEFGSNVVMIIAIILCVFIFSLALNSIIRCACALRISNVANNSNESSSSSSSSSQVAKKGIKKKALKKFPKVTYSTELKLPGLDTECVICLSEFTNGEKVRILPKCNHGFHVRCIDKWLKEHPSCPKCRQCVLETCRKIGGSQVQPILLPVPEIIIQIQPLDPEILERNYREI is encoded by the coding sequence ATGTATGCTTCTACTTCCTTTACTTCACAACATGTCCATGACATTCTTGTAGAAGCTCACTCAAGAAGGCTACTCTTCCAAAATCCAATTGATCATCAATCACTTAAAATCAACTCTCCTGTTTTTACAAACAACCACAATTCAACCGACTCGTATTTTGGAAGCACCGAATTTGGTTCAAATGTTGTGATGATAATTGCAAtcatattatgtgtgtttatttttTCACTTGCATTAAACTCCATCATAAGGTGTGCTTGTGCCTTAAGGATTTCAAACGTAGCCAACAACAGTAACGAGTCTTCTTCGAGTAGCAGCTCTTCATCTCAAGTGGCTAAAAAAGGAATCAAGAAAAAAGCTCTTAAGAAATTCCCAAAAGTGACTTATTCAACTGAGTTGAAACTACCAGGTTTGGATACTGAGTGTGTGATATGTCTCTCCGAGTTTACAAACGGTGAAAAAGTGCGCATTTTACCTAAATGCAACCATGGTTTTCATGTTCGTTGCATTGACAAATGGTTAAAGGAACACCCATCATGTCCCAAGTGTAGACAATGTGTTCTTGAAACTTGTAGAAAGATTGGTGGGTCGCAGGTGCAACCGATTTTGTTGCCAGTGCCAGAAATTATTATACAGATCCAACCACTAGATCCTGAAATTTTGGAGCGTAATTATAGAGAAATATAA